From the genome of Setaria viridis chromosome 1, Setaria_viridis_v4.0, whole genome shotgun sequence:
AATATTGACATAAAGGTCATCTCTGCGATTGCATTTGGTGCATTCTTTATTGTAGGGGTGATGTATGATCAGATAGTATTATCAAAGGCTTTCTGCTAGTTCCACTTCGCTACTTCATTTTACATATGGGGTTTTATGATTTTGGCTATTCAGGTTCAGCAGTATATCCAAATCCACCATATTAGCTGATATTCCAGTTTAGAAAAATGTAACTGGAAGTGCTGGATAAACACTGAAGAATGATCCCTTCAGTGGAGATGTAAAATTATGTGCTAAATGGATTATAACTTTTCTTTCTCGAACACGCAagagagctgcatatcattaTTTTAAGAGGGAAAAAAACTTGAAATTTGTAAATACTAAGTAGTCTAAGTGTGTCAATACTTGAAATTTGTTGGGATCCAGACATTCAATGGAATTTTTAAGATTTGTGCTAAAGTAGTATAAATCTGACGGTGGTCATGTTTTAATTTAATGCCGTCATTTGATTCATAATCATTTGCCACGTACAGAAATACATCATTCTCCATAGCAAGCGAAAATCTTAGACGAGCAAAGACATCTTCCATTTTTTTGGCACAAAAGTAGTAGCAAATAGGATGTTTTAGGGTCATAAGGAattaaaaaattgcaaaaaagaGATGAAATTGGACTGTTTTTCCTGTTAGAGCAAACTGAACTAATCTAGACTCCTAATCTATTCTTATTCTATACCCTTTAAATGAATTTCCTTAAAAAGTAGAGGATGACCCGTGAATTAACCTAACCCTCAACTAAAAAAATCCTATAAAAGCATAACAGAAAAGGAGTAAAGACTCTTTCCTTTGATATAGTTATACTCTTCGAGTGTAGCAAATCTTAAAAACAGAGCATTCCACTGAAAGTTCGAGCAACTAGAGCCCAGCACCTTATCGGTCTTCGCATGGTGTACCTTACCTTGGGACTGCATAGCGCCGGACCTGCAGCCCCGTTTTCTGGCTCCAGCATCTGTCCTCCGGCCGTCCTGCGCACTCGCAGCTGTCCGCCGCCGCACCGGGTCGCTGCGTGTGCTGTGCCTGTCTGAATTCCCCCCTAGTGGAGAGGCCCGTCGTATTTCAACTGATTGAAAGGGGCCCAGCAAGAGCAGAGCTCATCAGCGTCTGACCAACCAATGCAGGTCTCATGTTAACGGATCAATTTAGATTTTAGATCCAACTGAAAGCTAGACAGGTACTAACTAAGCAGGAACTTTTAGTAACTTTGCATGACGACCTACACAAACAAGACAAGTGACCTGTCCATGGATGATTTCAACTTTCATTAACCACAAAGAAACAAACAGTGGTAGGGGATCCAAGGAAAGAGCACCAAGTAAACGTATCAGGTAAAGATGGTGTTGTCCATCCATCAGAATCATTGTCTAGGTCAAGAAGGCTGGGTGTCGCCCTCAAATTATTGGTCTTGGTATCCTTCGTCCAACCATCCCAATATATATACATAGCATATTTATTTCTCAAAATGATACGCCTTTCCAGAAATACTTTATATGGTACTCTCTagcttttcaaagaaaaaaaatggtacGAACTTATTTGTCAATACATACACAATAGCAGCATTTCAGTAAAATATGATGCATGCAtataattcctttttttttctttgtgcaaGTAGGGGCAATCCAATGCAAGCACGTATTGTCTTGTCATTCTTAATAATAGCAATTGACAAGTCCATCCACGTCAGTTGACAAGTCTCAACAGCAATAGATGGACTATGTTAGTTCAATAGTAGCTATCGACAGTAACTTTCAAACTTTCAAGGGCTATGAAAAATCTCCAAGTGACATGCCAGCTCTTGCACGTCATGTGTTGCTTCAAGTGCAAACATCTCTGAGGACATACATCGCTACAGTTACACCTTTCAAGAAAAGTGCCAGTAGTGCCAGCAAGAGAGACCATGGAGCCAATACCCCATTCTTTGTGCAATAGCAAAGCCGGCAGGTCAGCCATGCCACCATATGGTTCTGCCCTGGCGATGCTTCTCTCCTTGGCATCTCTAGCCACCTCATGCACTGAGCAGGAGAGCTACTCCTTTCTCCAGTTCCTAGCAGGGCTCTCACAGAACGGTGGCCTCACAAAATCATGGCAAAAGGGCACAGATTGTTGCAGTTGGGAAGGGATTAGCTGCAGTCCAGAGAGGACGGTCACTGATGTCTTCTTGGCTTCTAGGAACCTTCAGGGATTCATCTCGCCACTCCTTGGCAATCTCACTGGCCTTCTGCGCCTCAACCTATCCTTCAATTTGCTCTCTGGTAACCTCCCGTTGGAATTGGTGTCGTCCACGAGCATCATCGTGCTTGATGTCAGCTTCAACCAACTCAGTGGGGACCTGCCAGATATACCATCTTCAACCCCTGCCTGGCCTCTGCAGGTACTGAACATCTCAAGCAACATGTTTACAGGGCGATTTCCATCCACCACATGGAAGGAGGCGAATAGTCTGGTTGTAATCAATGCCAGTAACAACAGCTTTACTGGGCTGATACCAACTACCTTATGTGTCAGTACATTATCCTTTGCTTGATCTCAGTTACAACCAATTCAGTAGAAGAATCCCTACAGAGCTTGGTAATTGCTCCATGCTCACATCTCTCAATGCTGGGTACAACCATCTTAGTGGAGCTCTTCCGGATGAGATATTCAATATGACCTTGTTGAAGCACctctctttttctaaaaatcagTTAGAAGGATCACTCGGTGACATCAGCAAGCACCGAAATCTGGCTATCCTAGATCTTGGTGGGAATGTTATCAGAGGAAGCATCCCAGACTCAATAGGTGAGCTTAAAGGATTACAGGAGCTCCAATTGGGACACAACAACGTGTCCGGGGAGCTTCCTTCAACTCTGGGAAACTGCACAGATCTCAGAAGCATCAACCTCGGGTGCAACAACTTCAGTGGAGAGCTCACCGGATTCAACTTCTCCACATTGACCAATCTAAAATCTTTAGATCTCATGCGGAACAACTTCAATGGAACCTTTCCAGAAAGCATCTATTCATGCAGCAATCTAACTGCTCTGCGGTTATCCAATAATAGGTTCCAAGGTCAGCTGTCAGAAAGAATCAGCAATCTGAAGCACCTCTCATTCCTATCACTAGTCAACAGCTCCCTTAGAAACATCACAAGTGCACTACAAATTCTTAGGAATTGCAGGAACCTGAACACCTTGCTAATTGGAAAAAACTTCATGCACGAGGCCATGCCTGAGGATAACAGAATTGATGGTTTTTAGAAACTTCAGGTTCTTTCCTTAAATGATTGTTCACTGTATGGAAATGTACCTCCTTGGATATCGAATCTTGTAAAGTTGGAGATGTTATTTTTATATAACAATCAGCTAACCGGGTCAATACCTGACTGGATGAGCAACCTAAACTTTCTCTTCTATTTAGACATCTCAAACAACAGCCTTGCAGGGGAAATTCCAACAGAGCTAATGGAGATGCAAATGCTAAAAACAGACAAGGTTACAACAATGGTCTTTGAGCAACCTGTTTATTAGGGCACTTGCAATGGTTATAAAGAGCAACTCTCCGTAACTTGGTACACGTCACCTATAGAGAGCAGTAAAGATGAGGCACCCAATGGATCAGCTTTCACACCTACTTTTCCAAAGTTTTGTGTGCCCCACGATTCAAGATTTTTTGATCACATCTTTCTCCCTGCGCTCTATGTTTGTGATCgcacggatagccgcctccactGGCTGCAGCTCTCGGCTGGCGAGGCCTGGACGTCCGCTAGCCGTAGCCCTGCAACCAAGCACCAGctccgcgccaccccctccGTGCTAGCCCCTCTACCAAGTGCCCAGGCCCACCCGCGGCCTGCCTCCTCGCCCACATGCCGTCCTCACCAGTCATGGCTGCCTTCCCACGCTGCCACGCCAGCTCGCTTCCCCGTAGCGGCGCTCGTGGCCGCGGCCGTGTCGGGACTCGTGATGATGGCTTGGAGCCCCATCTCTGCACGCACGGGGGCTCGTTGCCCGTGCCCACGGTGCTGTGGTCGAGATGCCTCCCGCCGGATTCCATGACGGCCGCGCCCCTCCCTAGTCCCTGTAGTGAGCCAAGCGAGCTGTGCTCGCAGGCCACTCCACCGCGGAGCTCTCCAACCGTGAGGCGGAGGATgcgaagaaagaagaaaggataaGCACGTGGTGGGGCTCGCTCAGCACGGGGGCGCGTGCTAGCGGCTCTCACCACACATCTAGCAAcactttcttctctctcctcgttTCTCTTTACTACGTGGAGGCTTACAGAGAGCCTATCGACACTCATTGCGGGTGCCCTTATCCACTGTATACACCTAAATCACTTGAATACCGCGTGCCTAGAGCTTTCCCCAAAACGATGAATCTGGGAGTGAATAACTTCACTGGTGTGATTCCCAAAGAGATTGCTCACCTGAAAGCTCTCCTTTCACTCAACTTGAGCTCCAAAAAATTAACAGGAGTTATCCCACATTCAAGCTGCAAACTCATAAACATCCAGGTGCTGGACTTGTCAGGCAACCATCTAACAGGTGGAATCCCTTCAGAACTAAACAACCTGCACTACCTTTCTGAGTTCAACGTCTCAAATAATGACCTGGAAGGGCCTATCCCAATCATCGGCCAGCTTAGCACATTCACGAGTTCTAGCTTTGATGGGAATCCAAGGTTGTGTGGTCCTATGCTTGCTCATCAATGCGGTTCAACAGAAGAGATTTTCACCACAGAAGTGAGGATACAAACAGACGAGAAAATCACTTTTGCTATTGCCTTTTGTGCATTCTTTAGTGTAGGAGTGTTGTATGATCAGATAGTATTATCAAGGTTTTTTGGTTAGCACTACCTCATCACATATGTTTTCTTTGTTCATGATGATTTTGTTATTAAGGCTAGCAAATCACATTTACGAAGTTACGTGGTTCTTGTCAATGGTGAAAATAATTTCATTTCGGACCAGGGGTGGATCTTCTATATAGAAAACTGTTAGGGGGGCGTCATTCAATCGATGTACTGGGGTAACTGCCAATTAATCTCTAAATAAGTAGAAGAGCTGCTGATCTGACTGATTTTCTCAACAAATACTATATTTTCTCAACAACAGTAAAATCATGCCGTacagaaccaaacaagatggaACCGACACTACTGTTGCCATTTAACTCGAGAATCTTCACAAGGGTTGGCAAAATTTGCAGCGCAAACGTCGAGCAAACTGAGTAATTTCAGAAAGGTGTTCGCACGGCTGTAATTTCATAATGGAtgagcttcttcttcaccaaaTCCAAATCGATGGGCTTGTCAAATCGAAGCGGAGACCGGCCGGCGGTGCTTGCCCGCGCCCCCCTCGAGCTCCTTCCGCACCCGAATCGACGAGCCGGCGGAGCTCACCCACGCGGCGGCACTCGCCCGCCCCGATGCTGGCCCAAGGAGCTACCTGCGGTGGCGCTCGCCCGCCCCCTCAAGCTTCTCCGGTGGCCAAATGGATGAGCTGCCGCCCCCTCGAGCTCCACTCGCAGTTGAATCGACAAGCTGACGCTCCCTCGAGCTTCCTTCGATCGAATCGACGAGCCTCGCTCGCTCTGAAGTCAGGCCGGCGGAGCTCCGCCGTCACCTCCATTTTCGCGGGGGATGGGTGGCGGATGGGCTGCAGGAGGGGGCCCATCCCCTTCCATGGTGGTGCCGGTGGTCGGAGGCtgggaggacgccggcggcgcaTGGGCCCCCGGGGCCTGAAACGCTAGATCCCCTAGCGTCCGGCCACCGCACCTCCGAGCCGAGCGTGAGGGCGCATTGGtgtgcggcgccgccgctcgccggccgccggaacAAAGGGTCTCGCCCCACCGCACGTGCGATGGTGCCGCTGCTTCGCGAGCCTGGGCCGGAAGGAGATAGTTTTGGGCTGAGATGATCAGATGGGCTGGGTGGGCCTTTGTACCTAGGCCTTGAACAAGAGTCGCATTTTCCCGCCAACACCCACCCGGTGCTCCCACGCGGCAACCCGGTTGCACAAGCGCAACCGGATCCAGTGGTCTGCTCCGGAAGCTGATAGGAGTATAGCACTGGTGAACCAGATTAGAAGGCATTTCCAATTTTCCATGGTTGCGTGTTCAGAAAAAGCCTGCTTTTGCATCTTCTTTGAAGGCAAATTTTGAGAAACGCTGCATATTAGCAAAAGATGTAGGCGTATCTTAAAAAACACCTTAAACATTGCTTGGTGTCATTGATAATTAGCTATCATTGATTGAACACGTATGAGAGAAGTCTTTGAAATTGTTTGGTGTCATCCAATCTGCAGTATGGTCATTTGATGTTTGCAATATTATAAGTTTTCGTATGCAAGTATATGTCAATTAATGGTTCATTACAGTAACAGTtggggtgtttttttttttgaaatgctTTGCAATGTAAGGTATTCAAGCAAAATCCCTCCGAATAGTGTTTCGTGCAATCTTGAAATTGCCAGTGTAGAGAGCTTATGAGGCGTTTTGCAAAATGCCACAAACAACAATGGAGGCCTTCCAAAAACGGCTGGGATGATTTTTCCCTTCACCAATTCTTTAAGCGTTTTTCAAAGCGCCTTCAAATATCTTGAGGCATTTTTTCTTTGGTCTTTCAAGGCATTTAAGAATGCCACCAGATGGCATACATGTTGTAATGAATTATTCTCTCTGAGGTTGATGGGTAGCAGGATAGGAGTCTTGTGCACTTGCTCAAAAATTTGGTAACCCTTGATCTTGGAGGCAATATCTAGGAAGCTGCACAAATTTCAagagatggccagatgggcAGATTCATTTGGACTGTTCATAACAGCATGTCTAGGAAGCTGCACAAATTTCAAAAGCATCAACCTCAGAAAGAACAGGTTATGTTGAGAGCTCATTGATCCTTCTCCATGTTTTCCAATCTACTAACTTTACAGGAACAATTCGACAAAGAGTCTGTTCCTGGAGCAATCTAAATGCATTGTGGCTTTCATTCAGTAAGTCAAGCGGCCAATTGTGAGAATGAATAGTCAATCTCAAAGCCCTATCGCTCTTATCACTTGCTGATAACACCCTTACAAGTGCAACTATCAAATCTCTAACTAATGTCAAAACCACTCCATCCAAAGTTCCTTGTAGGACGAAAACCAATTTGGAAACATGTCAAGGAGGTAAAATAACCAGTTTTGATAACTGAGGGAGGACCCATTCTTATGTAACTTTTTTTGTCCTAAGGAAAATATCACATGCAGGCCTCATTTGGATGTACTGAACCCTGACAGCCCAGCTTATTTACATGGATCGGCCAATGTAGAATGGTAAACTTTCCATCCAACATGTTGTGTTGCATGGAGGCTCGCACtcaattttatttccttctgATTTAATCCGGCACAATGAATTCTGCATGCTCTCATGTTGCAATCTTAAATGAATTCCAAGAGATAAGCTGTCCAATTCAAGGTTTGCTCGTCACTGGTGCAGGGAAGTTTCCTTACCCAAATTGGCTGTTTATTTCCCTTTCAGTGAGCTAGAGTTTCTAAGTTCTAGATGTAAGTAAAGTCATCCCCAAACCAAGATTGGTCAGCAGCTGGACAGTTTCAACGGTTGTAGTTGTAGCAGATCCAAGTAGAGACCAGTAAAAGAGTATGGATTCACATGATATCACACAGCAACCCTGCACGGTAAGAATATAAACGTAAAAAGTCAAGTGTAAACTTAAAGGGTGTCAAGTAGCCGAAAAATGCACATATACACATTGTACTGGATAAGTCCTCTGCTGTTAGCTATATATGCGTGTGCTCCATTCTTCAtgcaccaccacaaccaacaAGTTGCCATGCCTTTCTTTGCTCTAGCTCTTGCACTACTGCTCTCCTGGGCGTCTCCGACCACCTCATGCACCGCACAGGAGAGGACCTCCCTTCTTCGGTTCCTTGCCGGTCTGTCACAAGACGGTGGCCTCACCGAGTCATGGCGGAACGGCACAAGCTGCTGCACCTGGGAAGGCATAATCTGCAATGTTAACGGGACAGTCAGTGAGGTCTCACTGGGATCTAGAGGGCTTGAAGGGCGTATCTCACCGTCCCTAGGCGATCTCAGCAGCCTGCTACGTCTCAACCTGTCCAGCAACTTCTTCACTGGCAGCCTCCCGACGGAGCTGATGTCCTCTAGCAGCATCGTTGTCCTCGATGTCAGCAGCAATCGCCTCAGCGGGGCCCTGAAAGATCTCAAATCGTCAGCATCTGACATGCCACTGCAGCTGTTGAACATCTCAAGCAACCAGCTCACAGGAAAGTTGCCATCCACCATGTGGGAGAAGACGAGAGGCCTGGTCATGCTCAATGCGAGCAACAATAGTTTTACCGGGCAGATGCCTTCTTCTTTCTGCATCTGCACACGGTCCTTGGCAGTGCTTGACCTTTCATTCAACCAATTAAGTGGCCATGTCCCAAACCAACTTGGCAACTGTTCTGCACTTAGAGTGCTCAAGGCTGGTCGGAACAATCTCACTGGGGCTCTCCCAGATGAACTCTTCAATACGACCTTGTTGGAGCACCTATCTTTTCACAGCAATAGTTTAGAAGGAACGATAGGCGGCCAACATGTAATCAAACTCCGCAATCTGGTAATCCTTAATCTTGGAAGAAACAAGTTCAGTGGCACGATTCCAGCTTCCATAGGCCACCTCGGAAGGTTAGAAGAGCTCCATCTGAACAAAAATGACATGTCTGGGGAGCTGCCATCATCTATAGGCAATTGCACAAATCTCAGAGTCATCAATCTCAGGAGCAACATATTTGGTGGAACACTTCAGAAGGTCAACTTCTCCAGCCTGCTCAATCTAAAATTTCTAGATCTTTTGTTAAACGACTTTTCAGGAGAGATTCCAGAAAGCATCTACTCATGCAGCAACCTCATAGGACTGCGTCTGTCTACCAATAAATTCAATGGCCAATTGTCACCAAGAATAGGCAACCTAAAGTCCCTCTCATTCCTATCAATTTCTATCAACAATTTTGTGAATATAACTGGCGCACTCCATG
Proteins encoded in this window:
- the LOC140221533 gene encoding uncharacterized protein, giving the protein MPSSPVMAAFPRCHASSLPRHSTAELSNREAEDAKKEERISTWWGSLSTGARASGSHHTSSNTFFSLLVSLYYVEAYREPIDTHCGCPYPLYTPKSLEYRVPRAFPKTMNLGVNNFTGVIPKEIAHLKALLSLNLSSKKLTGVIPHSSCKLINIQVLDLSGNHLTGGIPSELNNLHYLSEFNVSNNDLEGPIPIIGQLSTFTSSSFDGNPRLCGPMLAHQCGSTEEIFTTEVRIQTDEKITFAIAFCAFFSVGVLYDQIVLSRFFG
- the LOC140222023 gene encoding uncharacterized protein produces the protein MQKEEGICPVKLLLLALSMTRPLVFSHMVDGNFPVSWLLEMFNSCSGMSDADDLRSFRAPLRRLLLTSRTTMLLEDISSVGRLPVKKLLDRLRRSRLLRSPRDGEIRPSSPLDPSETSLTVPLTLQIMPSQVQQLVPFRHDSVRPPSCDRPARNRRREVLSCAVHEVVGDAQESSSARARAKKGMATCWLWWCMKNGAHAYIANSRGLIQYNVYMCIFRLLDTL